In a genomic window of Quercus lobata isolate SW786 chromosome 4, ValleyOak3.0 Primary Assembly, whole genome shotgun sequence:
- the LOC115984645 gene encoding hyccin-like: MFDHSEPTTPSSTSTPTSEHAPSISLDSLSKTKSAVESLSSILSSFPSNLSFSISSSNLNPAFSLLHDPQVASQVSSLLREPNSGAGDNNLCRWLYDTFQSGDPNLQLVVLRFLPIIVGIYLSRVALRKPLAGFEAILLALYAHETTSRAGQPITMNVPNLSLPSVYHEAKAPINNSTELNLAVISPSLEPHGTVRSTRRARIVGVALELYHSKIYHMPVGSKIDFCDFCVVWAGQDNNDDDRDLNKESESNGRKEGRIQLPWELLQPVLRILGHCLMGNTKNKELFDAAWAACNSLYARSMHDINPKALLATGSLLKLGKKAMEPSEDLDPTEIRKSNVLVI, encoded by the coding sequence atgtTTGATCATTCAGAACCCACCACCCCATCCTCCACCTCGACACCGACCTCAGAACATGCACCCTCCATATCATTGGACTCCCTATCTAAAACCAAATCGGCCGTTGAATCTCTCTCCTCCATTCTCTCCTCCTTTCCATCCAATCTCTCCTTTTCTATCTCCTCCTCCAACCTTAATCCTgctttctctcttctccatgACCCCCAAGTTGCCTCCCAAGTATCCTCCCTCCTTCGTGAACCTAACTCTGGAGCCGGTGACAACAACCTTTGTCGTTGGCTTTATGACACTTTCCAGTCCGGTGACCCTAACCTCCAACTCGTTGTCCTCCGCTTCCTCCCCATTATTGTAGGGATCTACCTCTCCCGTGTTGCACTCCGCAAACCCCTTGCTGGATTTGAGGCCATCCTTCTAGCCCTCTACGCCCATGAGACCACCTCGCGTGCCGGCCAACCCATAACCATGAACGTACCGAACTTGTCACTTCCCAGTGTTTACCATGAAGCCAAAGCACCCATTAACAACTCCACAGAGCTTAACCTAGCAGTCATATCTCCTAGTTTGGAGCCACATGGGACTGTAAGGTCTACGAGAAGAGCCAGAATAGTTGGGGTGGCCTTAGAACTATACCACAGCAAGATTTATCATATGCCAGTTGGGTCCAAGATTGATTTCTGTGACTTTTGTGTGGTTTGGGCTGGTCAAGACAATAATGATGATGACAGGGACTTGAACAAGGAGAGCGAGTCAAATGGTCGTAAAGAGGGAAGGATTCAATTGCCATGGGAGTTGCTACAACCTGTATTGAGAATTCTTGGTCACTGCCTTATGGGGAACACGAAAAACAAAGAACTGTTTGATGCGGCATGGGCGGCATGTAATAGTTTGTATGCAAGGTCTATGCATGATATCAATCCTAAGGCACTTTTGGCCACTGGGAGTTTGCTTAAGCTTGGCAAGAAGGCTATGGAGCCTTCGGAAGATTTAGATCCAACTGAAATACGAAAGTCTAATGTCCTTGTCATCTAA